One stretch of Lachnospiraceae bacterium oral taxon 096 DNA includes these proteins:
- a CDS encoding VanW family protein → MSTKKYRISGSKYSYRERQKRKERQRQLFVPRFIFIIFILIAGTTSAVVGIQNSRQLQKEKNIQWLSDKRLNNNVFLEQVNLRGLTIEEAREKMIENYPWDMKILVDNQEYEVFNFANLAIDNALQKIYKKNSKGKYFLQFQHMQARIEQVADDASNQFDQEAKDEKILEFDPQTQNFTYAQRRDGVTLDKKQLIEDIQTALKTKKFQAKIEAKLHHTVARDYQTLSVVSIDLEDEDLSHVCEKVSGTVIKKDEIASVKAMLKEGVKTEGADQMATAIYNAAINAGLKIKERYPAEQIPKFGMVGQDATIDSEKDLKFENTTGAEIGIIAKMEDKKLVVELVGFPVLSEGEKIYLVVEQRQEDELPQPEYIADRTLKTGVEIVAEAGMHGGLWRTKLVKEKKGKVEHVEILGDCFYKGRGAVIRQGVR, encoded by the coding sequence ATGTCAACAAAAAAATATCGAATTTCAGGAAGTAAATATAGCTATCGAGAGAGACAAAAGCGAAAAGAAAGACAGAGGCAGTTATTTGTGCCGAGATTCATTTTTATCATTTTTATCTTGATTGCAGGGACAACATCAGCTGTAGTAGGAATTCAAAATTCGAGACAATTACAAAAAGAAAAGAACATCCAATGGTTGAGTGATAAGAGATTAAATAATAATGTTTTTCTTGAACAGGTCAATTTGCGAGGGCTGACGATAGAAGAGGCAAGAGAAAAAATGATAGAAAATTACCCATGGGATATGAAGATTTTGGTGGATAATCAGGAATATGAGGTATTTAATTTTGCAAACTTAGCGATTGATAATGCATTGCAAAAAATTTATAAAAAAAATAGCAAAGGCAAGTATTTTTTACAATTTCAGCATATGCAGGCAAGAATCGAGCAGGTTGCAGATGATGCCTCCAATCAATTTGACCAAGAGGCAAAGGATGAAAAGATACTTGAGTTTGATCCACAGACACAAAATTTTACCTATGCCCAGAGAAGAGATGGAGTAACACTAGATAAGAAGCAATTAATAGAAGATATTCAGACAGCTTTGAAAACGAAAAAATTTCAAGCAAAAATAGAGGCAAAACTTCATCACACAGTGGCCAGGGATTATCAGACACTGAGTGTGGTTTCAATAGATTTGGAAGATGAAGATTTAAGTCATGTCTGTGAAAAAGTGAGTGGTACGGTGATCAAAAAGGATGAAATTGCCTCGGTAAAAGCAATGCTCAAGGAAGGTGTGAAAACTGAGGGAGCAGATCAAATGGCAACGGCCATTTACAATGCGGCAATCAATGCAGGATTAAAGATAAAAGAAAGATATCCAGCGGAACAAATTCCGAAATTTGGCATGGTTGGACAAGATGCAACCATTGATTCAGAAAAGGATTTAAAGTTTGAAAATACCACGGGAGCAGAGATTGGAATCATTGCTAAAATGGAAGATAAAAAACTGGTAGTTGAACTCGTTGGTTTTCCTGTGCTATCAGAAGGTGAGAAAATTTATCTTGTTGTGGAACAAAGGCAGGAAGATGAGTTGCCACAGCCAGAGTATATTGCAGATAGGACACTAAAGACAGGAGTGGAAATTGTGGCAGAGGCAGGGATGCACGGCGGTCTTTGGAGAACAAAGCTTGTGAAAGAAAAGAAAGGGAAAGTGGAACATGTAGAGATTTTGGGAGATTGTTTCTACAAAGGTAGAGGGGCAGTAATTCGACAGGGAGTTCGCTAG
- a CDS encoding PHP domain-containing protein yields the protein MRKYIDLHSHTTASDGTLTPTQLVQEADRRKLAAIAITDHNTILGVSEALLAGTDLPIEVIPGIEMDCGYGSGEIHILGYLLHEDYSTTHLQTIQKDLQVFIDMRDERNNEIIRRLNKAGIKISMEDLYQKNPNAVVTRGHIARTLVSKGYFRTASDAFSSYLGDGSPFLPPKQVTVESVMDFFHKYHFFISLAHPTRYHLSDIELENLVKVISNYGAHGIECYHSSFQISDTQKLLKLAHRYKLLPTGGSDFHGENKPKIQLGVGYTNMHIPYTLLVDMKKVQC from the coding sequence ATGAGAAAATATATTGATTTACATAGTCACACTACAGCATCTGATGGAACATTGACACCCACACAACTAGTTCAAGAAGCTGACAGGCGAAAACTCGCCGCCATTGCCATCACTGACCACAATACCATCCTTGGTGTCAGCGAAGCACTTCTTGCAGGAACGGACCTTCCAATCGAAGTCATCCCTGGCATCGAAATGGATTGTGGCTACGGAAGCGGAGAAATTCATATTCTTGGCTACCTTCTTCACGAAGATTATTCGACCACACACCTGCAGACCATTCAAAAAGATCTACAAGTCTTTATTGATATGCGCGATGAAAGAAATAACGAAATTATTCGTCGCCTCAATAAAGCTGGCATTAAAATCTCTATGGAAGATTTATACCAAAAGAATCCCAATGCTGTTGTCACCCGTGGTCATATCGCACGCACTTTAGTTTCAAAGGGATATTTTCGCACTGCCTCTGATGCTTTTTCATCCTACCTTGGTGACGGAAGTCCATTTCTTCCTCCTAAACAGGTCACAGTGGAAAGTGTAATGGACTTCTTTCACAAATATCACTTTTTTATTTCACTGGCCCATCCTACTCGCTATCACCTATCTGATATTGAGCTTGAAAACCTAGTTAAAGTGATCAGCAATTATGGAGCTCACGGAATAGAATGTTATCATTCCTCATTTCAAATTTCTGACACCCAAAAACTACTAAAACTCGCCCATCGCTATAAATTATTGCCAACGGGTGGTTCCGATTTTCATGGAGAGAATAAACCAAAAATTCAACTCGGTGTTGGATACACCAATATGCATATTCCATATACTCTTCTCGTCGACATGAAAAAAGTTCAATGTTAA
- a CDS encoding GTPase has translation MTGTFDREPTSTSIPVFVINGFLESGKTQFMKFTMQQEYFQDDRPTLLVLCEEGEEEYDEKLLKRTNTHLVVIEDQKEMTVERLHELELVYDPGRVLIEWNGIWNQDELEIPENWFVNQVVTLFDTSTMDLYLKNMKSLMGPMLRHSELVLCNRADDIPMDTLGEYHFQLRTMASNAEIVFEGREGEIRGDFSIELPYDLDADVIKIEPEDFGIFYMDSMERSDKYNGKSVEFAGQVVKPRNIPKNSLVVGRRAMTCCEADMQFLGFLCYYPGADSFHNKDWVKVKGKIKIENVAVYRGEGAVIEVTEVLRTGPIQEIVTF, from the coding sequence ATGACGGGAACTTTTGATAGAGAGCCGACCAGCACGAGTATACCTGTATTTGTGATCAATGGATTTTTAGAGAGTGGAAAGACACAATTTATGAAGTTTACAATGCAGCAGGAGTATTTTCAGGACGATCGGCCAACCCTTCTTGTTCTCTGTGAAGAGGGAGAAGAGGAATATGATGAAAAGCTACTAAAGAGAACGAACACTCATCTTGTGGTTATAGAGGATCAAAAAGAAATGACAGTGGAAAGACTTCATGAGTTGGAACTTGTCTATGATCCAGGTAGAGTGCTGATTGAGTGGAATGGAATTTGGAATCAAGATGAATTGGAGATTCCAGAGAATTGGTTTGTCAATCAAGTAGTCACACTCTTTGATACTTCAACTATGGATTTATATTTAAAGAATATGAAATCATTGATGGGACCAATGCTTCGACACAGTGAGCTTGTACTCTGTAATCGCGCAGATGATATTCCAATGGATACACTTGGTGAGTATCATTTCCAATTGAGAACGATGGCCAGCAATGCAGAGATTGTATTTGAGGGTCGAGAGGGTGAGATTCGAGGAGATTTTAGCATCGAACTTCCTTATGATTTAGATGCAGATGTCATCAAAATTGAGCCGGAAGACTTTGGAATCTTTTACATGGATAGTATGGAAAGATCAGATAAGTACAATGGAAAGAGTGTAGAATTTGCTGGGCAGGTCGTAAAACCAAGAAATATTCCAAAGAATAGTCTGGTTGTCGGAAGAAGGGCAATGACTTGTTGCGAGGCAGATATGCAATTTTTAGGATTTTTATGTTATTATCCAGGGGCAGATAGCTTCCACAATAAGGATTGGGTAAAAGTCAAGGGGAAAATTAAAATAGAAAATGTGGCTGTTTATCGAGGAGAGGGAGCAGTGATTGAGGTAACTGAAGTTCTTCGAACAGGTCCAATTCAAGAAATTGTTACATTTTAA
- a CDS encoding GTP-binding protein, with the protein MAKTKVDIVSGFLGAGKTTFIKKLIGEAIQGEQTVLIENEFGEIGIDGGFLKDSGIEIKEMNSGCICCSLAGDFATSLKEILTKFKPDRIIIEPSGVGKLSDVMKAVADVEEELEVEHNCAVTVVDVKKCKMYMKNFGEFFNNQIQFAGTIILSRADIADQKKIDEAVALIRNVNPTATIITTPITELTGEKLLEVLESPVDLKKELLDEMAHEHDHHHHEYDHDCDHDHHHHEHDHDHHEHDHDHDHHHHDHDHDHDHHEHDHDCDHDHHHHDHDHECHDEHCTHDHHHHHADDVFDSVGFEQVPAITKEKLTKILTKLKEGEEFGTVLRAKGMIADANSKAWFYFDLVPEEIQIRQGEPDVTGKVCVIGTDLKAAALEKEFRG; encoded by the coding sequence ATGGCAAAGACAAAAGTAGATATTGTTTCTGGTTTTTTGGGAGCAGGAAAGACTACATTTATTAAAAAGCTAATTGGTGAGGCTATTCAAGGTGAACAGACCGTTTTGATTGAGAATGAGTTTGGTGAAATTGGAATTGACGGGGGCTTTTTGAAAGACTCGGGTATTGAAATTAAAGAAATGAATTCAGGCTGTATTTGCTGTTCATTGGCAGGAGATTTTGCCACTTCATTGAAAGAAATTTTGACAAAGTTTAAGCCGGATCGCATTATTATTGAACCAAGTGGTGTTGGAAAATTGTCTGATGTGATGAAGGCGGTGGCAGATGTAGAGGAAGAACTTGAGGTTGAGCACAACTGTGCAGTGACGGTTGTCGATGTGAAAAAGTGCAAGATGTATATGAAAAACTTTGGTGAGTTCTTTAATAATCAGATTCAATTTGCAGGAACTATTATTTTAAGTCGTGCTGATATTGCCGATCAAAAAAAGATTGATGAGGCCGTTGCCCTTATTCGCAATGTTAATCCAACAGCAACCATTATTACAACTCCAATTACAGAACTGACGGGTGAGAAGTTATTGGAAGTTTTGGAGTCCCCAGTGGACTTGAAAAAAGAACTTCTTGATGAGATGGCTCATGAGCATGATCACCATCACCATGAGTATGATCATGACTGTGATCACGACCACCATCACCATGAGCATGATCACGATCATCATGAGCATGACCATGATCACGACCACCATCACCATGACCATGATCATGATCACGACCATCATGAGCATGACCATGACTGCGATCACGACCACCATCACCACGATCATGATCACGAGTGTCACGATGAACATTGCACACATGATCATCACCATCATCACGCCGATGATGTGTTTGATAGTGTTGGCTTTGAGCAGGTTCCTGCAATTACAAAAGAAAAGCTGACAAAGATTTTGACAAAGTTAAAAGAGGGCGAGGAATTTGGCACAGTGTTGCGTGCAAAGGGAATGATTGCTGATGCAAATTCTAAGGCATGGTTTTATTTTGATCTTGTGCCAGAGGAGATTCAGATTCGTCAGGGTGAGCCGGATGTTACAGGAAAGGTTTGTGTCATTGGAACAGATTTAAAGGCAGCAGCACTTGAGAAGGAGTTTAGGGGATAA
- the galT gene encoding UDP-glucose--hexose-1-phosphate uridylyltransferase, which produces MIDRAVKELVQYGLKTGLIEEEDAIYARNLILADLKKDDYEDDDVADRPLEMILKDLLDYACQQGLCDDNVVARDLFDTKLMNDLMPRPSEVIKTFHEKYLISPKDATDYFYKLSQDSDYIRRYRICKDIKWKTDTKYGALDITINLSKPEKDPKAIAAAKKAKQSGYPKCLLCQENVGYAGRSNHPARENHRIIPMEIHHSQWFMQYSPYVYYNEHCIVFNGQHVPMKVERATFCKLFDYVKQFPHYMLGSNADLPIVGGSILSHDHFQGGRYDFAMAKAPIEIEVGQFAGVDVGIVKWPMSVLRLSGKDTETIIELADKILNAWRNYSDEEVNILAQTDGEPHNTITPIARKKGEVYELDLVLRNNRTTKERPDGLFHPNAKLHHIKKENIGLIEVMGLAILPGRLKDELSLLADCLLAGGDPNGDERIAKHADWAQELTEKYGTWSKDSIDEILKKEVGLVFQQVLEDAGVYKCDAKGREAFLRFINGLLK; this is translated from the coding sequence ATGATTGATCGAGCAGTAAAGGAATTGGTGCAATATGGTCTAAAAACAGGATTGATAGAAGAAGAGGATGCGATCTATGCACGAAATTTGATATTGGCGGACTTGAAAAAGGATGATTATGAAGATGATGATGTAGCGGATCGTCCTTTAGAGATGATTTTAAAAGATCTTTTAGATTATGCCTGTCAACAGGGGCTTTGTGATGACAATGTGGTCGCAAGAGATTTGTTTGATACAAAATTGATGAATGATTTGATGCCCAGACCTTCTGAGGTGATCAAGACCTTCCATGAAAAGTATTTGATTTCTCCAAAGGATGCCACAGATTACTTCTACAAGTTATCGCAGGATAGTGATTATATTCGAAGATATCGAATTTGTAAGGATATTAAGTGGAAGACCGATACAAAATATGGTGCACTTGATATTACGATCAATTTATCTAAGCCAGAGAAGGATCCAAAGGCAATTGCAGCAGCAAAAAAGGCAAAACAAAGTGGATATCCAAAGTGCTTATTGTGCCAAGAAAATGTGGGCTATGCAGGAAGAAGTAACCATCCAGCAAGAGAAAATCATCGAATCATTCCTATGGAAATTCATCATAGTCAATGGTTTATGCAATATTCTCCTTATGTCTACTACAATGAGCACTGTATTGTATTTAATGGTCAGCATGTGCCAATGAAAGTGGAGAGGGCCACATTTTGTAAATTATTTGACTATGTTAAGCAATTTCCACACTATATGTTAGGATCCAATGCCGATCTTCCGATCGTTGGCGGTTCAATTTTGAGTCATGACCATTTTCAGGGAGGAAGATATGACTTTGCTATGGCCAAAGCTCCGATTGAAATTGAAGTTGGCCAATTTGCTGGAGTAGATGTTGGCATCGTCAAGTGGCCAATGAGTGTACTTCGACTTTCAGGAAAAGACACAGAGACGATTATTGAGCTTGCAGATAAGATTTTAAATGCTTGGCGAAACTATAGTGATGAAGAGGTCAATATTTTGGCACAGACGGATGGGGAGCCACATAACACCATTACACCAATTGCAAGAAAAAAGGGAGAGGTATATGAGCTTGATTTGGTTTTACGAAACAATAGGACGACCAAAGAAAGACCAGATGGACTTTTTCATCCAAATGCAAAATTACATCACATCAAAAAAGAAAATATTGGACTGATTGAAGTTATGGGATTGGCCATTTTACCAGGCAGATTAAAGGATGAGCTTTCGCTTTTAGCAGACTGCCTCTTGGCTGGTGGAGATCCAAATGGTGATGAAAGAATTGCAAAACATGCAGACTGGGCACAGGAATTGACAGAGAAATATGGTACTTGGTCAAAGGATAGTATTGATGAAATTTTAAAAAAGGAAGTGGGATTGGTATTTCAGCAGGTGCTCGAGGATGCAGGTGTATATAAATGCGATGCCAAAGGGCGAGAGGCCTTTTTGAGATTTATTAATGGATTACTAAAATAA
- a CDS encoding Gx transporter family protein — MLIALAMIFSYIESILPINLGIPGIKLGLANIVTIVSLYLIGVRGAVFVSLLRIILVGLTFGNGSAMLFSLSGGICSLVCMVLVKEIKIFSVYGVSMVGGVMHNVGQILMAMRVLDESKILSYLPVLVISGVLTGMVIGLIAGQVIDRIHPVWEKM, encoded by the coding sequence ATGTTGATTGCCTTGGCAATGATTTTTAGCTATATTGAATCCATTTTGCCCATTAATTTGGGTATTCCTGGAATTAAGCTGGGACTGGCCAATATTGTGACCATTGTTTCACTCTACCTGATTGGCGTGCGAGGAGCAGTTTTTGTCTCCTTATTGCGTATTATCTTGGTGGGGCTGACCTTTGGAAATGGATCAGCCATGCTCTTTTCGCTTTCGGGTGGAATTTGTAGTCTAGTTTGTATGGTACTTGTCAAGGAGATAAAAATATTTAGTGTGTATGGTGTGAGTATGGTTGGTGGTGTGATGCACAATGTGGGGCAGATTTTAATGGCCATGCGTGTACTAGACGAAAGTAAGATTTTAAGCTATTTGCCAGTGTTAGTGATTTCTGGTGTACTCACAGGAATGGTTATTGGCCTGATTGCTGGGCAGGTAATTGATAGGATTCATCCAGTTTGGGAAAAAATGTAG
- a CDS encoding Asp23/Gls24 family envelope stress response protein has product MDTIKIANEVVAVIAALAAMEVDGVKSMAGNITNEMIQKLSKKSLSKGVRVDVNEGRVSVVLMLNIDYNASIPKVSENVQNRVKNAIESMTDLCVLEVVVKVAGVSVA; this is encoded by the coding sequence ATGGATACCATAAAGATTGCAAATGAAGTGGTGGCGGTTATTGCAGCCTTGGCTGCTATGGAAGTCGACGGTGTAAAGTCGATGGCTGGCAATATTACAAATGAAATGATTCAGAAATTGAGCAAAAAAAGTCTTTCAAAGGGCGTAAGGGTGGATGTCAATGAGGGAAGAGTTTCTGTGGTATTGATGCTCAATATTGATTATAATGCAAGTATTCCAAAAGTAAGTGAAAATGTACAAAACCGAGTTAAAAATGCCATTGAAAGTATGACCGATTTGTGCGTGTTGGAAGTTGTTGTCAAGGTGGCTGGGGTAAGTGTTGCGTGA
- a CDS encoding 16S rRNA (uracil(1498)-N(3))-methyltransferase, translated as MYHFFVQPEQVNEKEIVIYGEDVNHIGNVLRMKPKEKLLISAGGIDYLCEIDKISREEVYLSILKQNENSMELPVKITLYQGMPKAEKMELIIQKAVELGASRIVPVMTKRVIVKLDEKKARTKVARWQAIAEAAAKQSKRSTVPEVTFPISFVQALEESSSSNQRFIPYELASGMENTRKLLKAVVPGDEISIFIGPEGGFEEEEIQMAIERKVKPITLGRRILRTETAGFVVLSNLMVAVDVD; from the coding sequence ATGTATCATTTTTTTGTTCAGCCAGAGCAAGTTAACGAAAAAGAGATTGTTATTTATGGAGAAGATGTCAATCATATTGGAAATGTTCTGCGAATGAAACCAAAGGAAAAATTGCTCATTAGTGCGGGGGGAATAGATTATCTCTGTGAAATTGACAAAATTTCAAGGGAAGAAGTCTATTTGAGCATTCTTAAGCAAAATGAGAATTCCATGGAGCTTCCTGTAAAGATTACCCTTTATCAAGGAATGCCAAAGGCCGAAAAGATGGAGTTAATTATCCAAAAGGCCGTTGAGCTTGGGGCAAGTCGCATTGTACCAGTGATGACAAAGCGGGTGATTGTAAAACTTGATGAGAAAAAAGCAAGGACAAAGGTGGCAAGGTGGCAGGCGATTGCTGAGGCAGCAGCAAAGCAATCAAAGCGAAGTACCGTTCCAGAAGTCACTTTTCCAATCTCCTTTGTACAGGCTTTAGAGGAATCTTCTTCATCCAATCAGCGATTTATTCCCTATGAATTGGCCAGTGGGATGGAAAACACAAGGAAACTGCTAAAGGCTGTGGTTCCAGGAGATGAGATCAGTATTTTTATTGGACCAGAGGGCGGATTTGAGGAGGAAGAAATCCAAATGGCAATCGAAAGAAAGGTAAAGCCAATCACATTGGGCAGGCGAATCCTTCGAACAGAAACTGCTGGATTTGTAGTGCTTTCCAATTTGATGGTTGCTGTGGATGTTGATTAA
- the prmA gene encoding 50S ribosomal protein L11 methyltransferase encodes MKWKKFTLTTTTAAVDLVSATFDEIGLEGIEIEDNVPLSESDTKGMFIDILPELPPDDGVAKVSFYLEPEADIEGILKNVHEALDELKMFTDLGECSITEDETEDKDWINNWKEFFKPFMVGDILILPTWETIPENAKYKELIHIDPGTAFGTGAHETTQLCIKQLEKYIQLEKENGNRDVEILDVGTGSGILGIAALKLGAKHIFATDLDDNAIEAVGENRKSNGIDEKDFEVICGNIIDDEKIQTEVGNEKYDIVVANILAPVIIMLQKEVYRHLKHSGIFITSGIIDTKEAEVKAALSENPEFEILETTYQGEWVSITARRK; translated from the coding sequence ATGAAGTGGAAGAAATTTACATTGACAACGACAACAGCAGCTGTAGATCTTGTCAGTGCAACTTTTGATGAAATTGGGCTCGAGGGGATTGAAATTGAAGATAATGTCCCACTTTCTGAGTCAGATACGAAGGGAATGTTTATTGATATTTTGCCTGAGTTGCCACCAGATGATGGTGTAGCTAAAGTGAGTTTTTATCTTGAGCCAGAGGCCGATATTGAGGGGATTTTAAAAAATGTCCACGAGGCATTGGATGAGTTAAAGATGTTTACAGACCTTGGAGAGTGCAGTATCACAGAAGATGAGACAGAGGATAAGGATTGGATTAACAACTGGAAAGAGTTCTTTAAGCCATTTATGGTGGGGGACATTTTGATTTTGCCAACATGGGAGACGATTCCAGAAAATGCAAAGTACAAGGAATTAATTCACATTGATCCAGGCACAGCCTTTGGCACAGGAGCACATGAGACGACACAGCTTTGTATCAAGCAGTTAGAAAAGTACATTCAGCTAGAAAAGGAGAATGGAAATCGAGATGTAGAGATTCTTGATGTGGGTACAGGAAGTGGAATTTTGGGGATTGCTGCATTAAAGCTTGGGGCAAAACATATTTTTGCGACAGATCTGGATGACAATGCTATCGAAGCTGTGGGAGAAAATCGCAAGAGCAATGGCATTGATGAAAAAGATTTTGAAGTGATTTGCGGAAATATTATTGACGACGAAAAGATTCAGACTGAAGTTGGAAATGAAAAGTATGATATTGTTGTCGCCAATATTTTGGCTCCTGTGATTATTATGTTACAAAAGGAAGTGTATCGACACTTAAAGCACAGTGGAATCTTTATTACATCGGGAATTATTGATACAAAGGAAGCAGAAGTTAAAGCTGCATTGTCAGAAAATCCGGAGTTTGAGATTTTAGAGACAACATATCAGGGTGAGTGGGTGAGCATCACGGCGAGAAGAAAGTAG
- the dnaJ gene encoding molecular chaperone DnaJ has translation MAETKRDYYEVLGVDKNANDAAIKKAYRVLAKKYHPDANPGDTEAEKKFKEASEAYSVLSDPEKRKQYDQFGHAAFDGGAGGAGAGDFGGFGGFGGFGGFGGFGFDSDDIFGDLFGRRSSREQSNGPMRGADVRTGVRLTFEEAVFGCEKEITVNFKETCKTCNGSGAKPGSSPVTCPKCQGKGKIIYTSQSLFGTMQNVTTCPDCGGTGQIVKDKCPDCGGNGYIQKRKTFKVTIPAGIDNGQMVRMADGGEPGKNGGPRGSLLVEAVVSPHPIFKRQDMDIYSTVSISFAKAALGGPIRVRTVDGEVEYEVKPGTQTGTKVRLRGKGVPSIRNKNVRGDHYMTLVIEVPKSMTEAQKQALRSYDAAMRGEVNVDETKAKPKKKGLKENFKNIIDDIL, from the coding sequence ATGGCAGAGACAAAGAGAGATTATTACGAAGTTTTAGGTGTTGATAAGAATGCCAATGATGCCGCAATCAAAAAAGCATATCGAGTGCTTGCAAAGAAGTATCACCCAGATGCCAATCCGGGTGATACTGAAGCGGAGAAGAAGTTTAAGGAAGCAAGCGAGGCATACTCTGTTCTAAGCGATCCAGAAAAGAGAAAACAATACGACCAATTTGGTCATGCAGCTTTTGATGGCGGAGCAGGCGGAGCTGGAGCAGGTGACTTTGGTGGTTTTGGCGGCTTTGGTGGCTTCGGTGGATTTGGTGGCTTTGGGTTTGACAGCGATGATATCTTTGGGGATCTTTTTGGAAGGAGAAGTTCAAGAGAGCAAAGCAATGGTCCAATGCGAGGTGCCGATGTGCGCACAGGCGTGCGTCTGACATTTGAAGAAGCTGTGTTTGGTTGCGAAAAGGAGATTACAGTCAATTTTAAGGAGACTTGTAAAACTTGTAACGGCAGTGGAGCAAAGCCAGGAAGTTCGCCAGTGACCTGTCCAAAGTGTCAGGGCAAGGGAAAGATTATCTACACATCACAGAGTTTATTTGGAACAATGCAAAATGTAACGACTTGTCCAGACTGTGGTGGAACAGGACAGATTGTCAAGGACAAATGTCCGGATTGCGGTGGCAATGGCTATATCCAAAAGAGAAAGACATTTAAGGTCACAATTCCTGCAGGTATTGACAATGGGCAGATGGTGCGCATGGCCGATGGTGGTGAGCCAGGAAAAAATGGCGGGCCAAGAGGTTCTCTTCTTGTTGAAGCTGTAGTTAGCCCACATCCAATCTTTAAGCGTCAGGATATGGATATTTATTCTACGGTGTCGATTTCATTTGCTAAGGCTGCTCTTGGCGGGCCAATCCGTGTGAGAACGGTCGATGGAGAGGTAGAATACGAGGTAAAACCAGGAACTCAGACGGGTACAAAGGTTCGCTTAAGGGGGAAAGGTGTTCCATCCATTCGCAACAAAAATGTACGAGGCGACCACTATATGACATTGGTTATTGAGGTTCCAAAGTCTATGACAGAGGCTCAAAAACAGGCACTGCGTTCCTATGATGCGGCAATGCGTGGAGAGGTCAATGTCGATGAGACAAAGGCAAAGCCGAAAAAGAAAGGCTTAAAGGAGAACTTTAAGAATATTATTGACGATATACTATAG